GCGTCGCGAATTTCGTGGTGAGGAGATAGCGGCCGGTCTCGCCGTCCTGCACGACGTAAGAATGCTCGGCGAGCTCGGCCAGAAGCCGGTGCGCGCCGCTCTTCGGGATATCCAGCGTCTCGGCGATGGTCTGGAGCGGCAGCCCGCGCGGATGGTTCGCGAGGAGTTCCACCAGGTCCAGGGCGCGCCGCAGCAGGGAGCCGGCCATCTGTCGTGCTCGAGTCTCGCGTTCTCAAATCTGGAACGCGGTTCTGGATTTGAACGGAGTTCCGGTCTAAGTCAAGACTTGATGACGCGAGGGGGGAGGCGGGGCATGCGCGGCAGCGGAGGCCTGCGGGAGGCGGGCCAGCGGGAGACCCTGACCGGCATCGCCCTGATGGTGAGCGCGGTGGCGGGCTTCGCCTCCATCGACGCTTCGGCGAAGTTCCTGAGCGGGACGATGAGCCCGATGCTGATCGTCGCCGTGCGCTACCTCGTCAGCTTCGTGATCGTGGCGGGTTTCCTCGCCGCGCGGCGCGACATCGTCGGGCTGATGCGGACGCGAAAGCCCGGGCTCCAGGTCTTGCGCTCGCTGTGCCTGGTGACGGCGACGATGTGCTCGTTCGTGGCTTTGCGCTACCTGCCGTTGGCGCAGGTGACCTCGATCACCTTCGCCTCGCCCCTGGTGGTGGCGCTGATCGCCGGGCCGCTCCTCGGCGAGCGGGTCGGCTGGCGGCGGACGATCGCGGTGCTGGTCGGCTTCTCGGGCGTGCTGGTGGTGAGCCGCCCGGGCGTGTCGGGGATGCACCCGGCGGCGTTGCTCGCGGTGGTGACCGCCCTCGTCAACGGGGTCTACATCGTGGTGACGCGGATGCTCGCCGCCCACGATCCGCCCGAGACCACGATGTTCTACACCGGCCTCGTCGGCTCGGTGCTGACGGCGCCGTTCCTGCCCTTCCTGTGGGAGACGCCGGCCGAGCCCTCGACCTGGCTCGGCATCCTGTCGGTCGGCTTCTTCGGGGCGCTCGGGCACTGGCTCCTGATCCTGGCGCATCGCCGGGCGCCCGCCTCGACGCTGGCGCCCTTCGCCTATGCCCATCTGCTCTGGGCAGTGCTCCTCGGCTTCCTGATCTTCGGCCACCTGCCGGACCACTGGACGGTGATCGGCGGCGCCGTGGTGGCGGCCTCGGGGCTGTACCTGCTCTATCACGAGCGCCCGCGGGTCACGCCGCCGGGGGAGGAGGGGGCGGTGTGACGCCGCCCGCGGCATGGGGCTGTCCAGGGATAAGAACGAGCGCTGGTTTCCCTCTCCCCGCGGGCGGGGAGAGGGCCGAGCCGCCGTCCAGGCGGCTCGGCAAGCCCGAAGGGCGAGGGTGAGGGGGTGTTTCCAGAAGAGTCTCACGCGTCGAGGCCCCTCACCCTCGGCTGCGCCTCGCTGCGTTCCCTGAACGGGAACACAGCCCTCTCCCCGCCCGCGGGGAGAGGAGAAGCCCGCGCTACATCCTTTCTCCGGCCAGTCTCACGCCCGCCGCGCCAACCCCAAAAACTCCTCCACCTCCGCCTCCGTCGTCGAGAAGGCGGTGATCAGGCGGATCATCCGCTCGCCCTCACGCACCGTCTCGCCCGCCGGCAGGCTGCGGCTCGTCCAGTCGTAATAGACCGCCCCGCCCCGGCGCAGGGCCGCGTCGAGCCCGGCCGGCAGGATCGGGAAGAGCTCGTTGCCCCGGACCGGCCAGGCCAGGCGCACCCCCGGAACGTCACTCAGGCCCGCGGCGAGCCGCGCCGCCATCCGGTTGGCGTGGGCGGCGTTCGCGAGCCAGTGGTCGCCGTCGAGATAGGCGTCGAGCTGGGCGGCGAGGAACCGGCCCTTCGACAAGATGTGGCCGGCGCGCTTGCGGCGGAACTCCAGCGTCTCGGCGAGGTCGGGGCGGAAGACCAGGATCGCCTCGGCGGCGAGCGCGCCGTTCTTGCTCGCCCCGAAGGACAGGACGTCGATGCCGGCGCGCCACGTCATCTCGGCGGGCGAGCAGCCGAGAGCCTGAAGGGCGTTGGCGAAGCGCGCCCCGTCCATGTGGACGGTGAGCCCGTGGTCATGGGCGATGCGGGCGAGGGCCGAGATCTCCTCGACCGTGTAGACCTGACCGCTCTCGGTGAGCTGCGACAGGGTCAGCGCCCGGGGCGGCATCTGCTTCACGTGCCGGGTCAGGCCGGAGAGAAAATGGCCGAGGGTCTCGGCCGCGATCTTGCCGCCGGCTCCGGGCAGGCCGTGCAGCTTGGCGCCGTGGGTGTAGAATTCCGGCGCGCCGCACTCGTCCTCCATCACGTGCGCCTCCTCGTGGCACACGCACAGGCCGAAGGGCGGCACCATCACGGAGAGCGCCAGCGCGTTCGCCGCGGTGCCGGTGGCGACCGGGAAGACCGCGAGGTCGGCATGGTCGAACAGAGTGCGGAAGCGTGGGGTGAGCCCGAGCGTCAGCGGGTCGGCGCCGTAGGCCGGCATCGCCCCGCCATTGTGGCGCACGATCGCCTCCAGGATCGGAGCGCTCGCCCCCACCACGTTGTCGCTCGCGAAATTCATGCGTGACCAAGCCCCTGCCATCGTCCTTCCGAGCATCATGACGGGTGGGACCGGCCGGAGCGAGGCGCGCCGGATCATGCCTCGCATGTCTTGCCTCGCATGTGCCGCCGGTCGTCTCCCGCGGGGGAAAGATGCGCGCTCCCTGCCGGATTCGGTGTTTCGTTGCGGGTGTGGCGCGCGAAACGCAAGAAAAGCACAAGCCTGGACGGAATGGCCTCTTGCTGGAGCGGTTGAAATCTGGCAGGTTCCGCGAGTTAGGACAGTACCGCTGTCCCATTTTCCCGGTCGGGCCCCGCGCCCCCGGGTCGCAAGGGCGCTGGCTTGTGGCTTGCACGATAGCCAAACGAGATACCAAACGCGCCGCCATTCGGGCGGTGCGGGCGCACGCGGGCTGACCACCAGCCTGCCGGGCGCTCGCGAGGTGCGGGCGCTCCCTTCGCGAGACGCGACCGACCCTCCCGCGGACTGAACAACACAGGCGGCGGCCGTGCCCTCGGCCCGCCCGCCCGCGGCGCCCCTGCGGCTGTCCGCACTACTTCGCCCGCTCGATGATGCGGGTATACCTGCCCGGAGCGGCGGGCCTGCCTCTGCGGCAGGCATGCCCGCCCCTGCGGCAGGCAATCCTGACCGGCGGTGCGCGGAGGAGCGCACCGGCCACCATCGACAGAAACCCGCGCGCTCGCCCGCGCGCCCTTAAGACCGGACCTTGGGAGACCAGACCATGAGCGGCACGGACCAGTCCCAGCACCCCACCCGCGGGCAGGCGGTCCCCGCCCTCGTCGTGCGCGATCCGGCCCTGCCGGCGCGCCAGGGCCTCTACAACCCGGGCAACGAGAAGGATGCCTGCGGCGTCGGCTTCATCGCCGACATGCACAATCGCCAGAGCCACGCCATCGTCCAGCAGGGCCTGCAGATCCTGGAGAACCTCGACCATCGCGGTGCCGTCGGCGCCGACCCGAAGATGGGCGACGGCTGCGGCATCCTGGTGCAGGTCCCGCACGGCTTTTTCGCGGCGGAGGCCGAGCGCCTCGGCATCAAGCTGCCGGAGGCCGGCCATTACGGCGTCGGCCAGCTCTACATGCCGCGGGACGAGGAAGGCTTCAAGACCGTCGAGGCGATCGTCGAGAAGGCGATCGCCGACGAGGGGCTGGCCCTGCTCGGCTGGCGCGACGTGCCGGTCGATCCGAGCGACCTCGGCGAGAGCGTGAAGGCGAGCGAGCCGCGCCACCGCCAGGTGTTCATCGGCCGCCCGGCCTCCAGCGCCGACCAGGACGCCTTCGAGCGCCGGCTGTTCCTCGTCCGCAAGGTGATCTCGAACGCCGTCTACACCCTCAAGGACGAGCGGCTGAAGGAGTTCTACCCGGTCTCGCTGTCCTCGCGCACCATCGTCTACAAGGGCATGGTGCTGGTGAACCAGCTCGGCCACTACTACCTCGACCTGAAGGACGAGCGCTTCGTCTCGGCCCTGGCGCTCGTGCACCAGCGCTTCGCCACCAACACCTTCCCGACCTGGCGCCTGTCGCACCCCTACCGGATGGTGGCCCATAACGGCGAGATCAACACGCTGCGCGGCAACGTGAACTGGATGGCGGCGCGCCAGGCCAGCGTCGATTCGGAGCTGTTCGGCAACGACATCTCGAAGCTCTGGCCGATCTCCTACGAGGGCCAGTCCGACACCGCCTGCTTCGACAACGCGCTCGAATTCCTCGTGCAGGGCGGCTACCCGCTCGCCCACGCGATGATGATGCTCGTGCCCGAGGCCTGGGCCGGCAACCCGCTGATGAGCGAGGAGCAGCGCGCCTTCTACGAGTACCACGCCGCCCTGATGGAGCCGTGGGACGGCCCGGCCGCGCTCTGCTTCACCGACGGACGCCAGATCGGCGCCACCCTCGACCGCAACGGCCTGCGCCCCGCCCGTTACCTCGTCACCGACGACGGCCTCGTCGTGCTCGCGTCCGAGATGGGCGTGCTGCCGATCCCGGACGAGAAGATC
This is a stretch of genomic DNA from Methylobacterium sp. 17Sr1-1. It encodes these proteins:
- a CDS encoding beta-eliminating lyase-related protein, with the translated sequence MNFASDNVVGASAPILEAIVRHNGGAMPAYGADPLTLGLTPRFRTLFDHADLAVFPVATGTAANALALSVMVPPFGLCVCHEEAHVMEDECGAPEFYTHGAKLHGLPGAGGKIAAETLGHFLSGLTRHVKQMPPRALTLSQLTESGQVYTVEEISALARIAHDHGLTVHMDGARFANALQALGCSPAEMTWRAGIDVLSFGASKNGALAAEAILVFRPDLAETLEFRRKRAGHILSKGRFLAAQLDAYLDGDHWLANAAHANRMAARLAAGLSDVPGVRLAWPVRGNELFPILPAGLDAALRRGGAVYYDWTSRSLPAGETVREGERMIRLITAFSTTEAEVEEFLGLARRA
- a CDS encoding DMT family transporter, translating into MRGSGGLREAGQRETLTGIALMVSAVAGFASIDASAKFLSGTMSPMLIVAVRYLVSFVIVAGFLAARRDIVGLMRTRKPGLQVLRSLCLVTATMCSFVALRYLPLAQVTSITFASPLVVALIAGPLLGERVGWRRTIAVLVGFSGVLVVSRPGVSGMHPAALLAVVTALVNGVYIVVTRMLAAHDPPETTMFYTGLVGSVLTAPFLPFLWETPAEPSTWLGILSVGFFGALGHWLLILAHRRAPASTLAPFAYAHLLWAVLLGFLIFGHLPDHWTVIGGAVVAASGLYLLYHERPRVTPPGEEGAV